The following proteins are encoded in a genomic region of Labeo rohita strain BAU-BD-2019 chromosome 5, IGBB_LRoh.1.0, whole genome shotgun sequence:
- the asb12a gene encoding ankyrin repeat and SOCS box protein 12a: protein MLQLRPVEEDESAVENLELNRAVADNDHILLAELLSQERYRKCINQQSGWGIPGTPLRMAASKGHLRCLQLLLAHGAEVDPLDVKAQTPLFTAVCGRYLSCVLALLRAGANPNGSHLNNSSPVLTAAREGDPEILRQLLQHGAEVNARSKVTLWASGVAVCSGPLYLSAIYGHLDCFKILLLYGADPNYNSPEEKVIGRATQQKTVLELCLRHGCGVEYIQLLIDFGANVYLPTLIIEKSTKQNEAVELLLKERGSPKTLASQCRLAIRKHLIQVNKIHCLDSLEIPPRLIDYLKHKPMNSALVY, encoded by the exons ATGCTCCAGCTGCGGCCAGTGGAGGAGGATGAATCAGCTGTTGAGAATCTGGAGCTGAATCGAGCCGTGGCTGACAATGACCATATCCTGCTGGCCGAGCTACTGTCACAAGAACGCTACAGGAAGTGCATTAATCAGCAGAGCGGTTGGGGGATCCCAGGTACCCCGTTACGCATGGCTGCATCCAAAG GTCACCTGAGGTGCCTGCAGTTGCTCCTAGCCCATGGGGCAGAGGTAGACCCCCTTGATGTTAAAGCCCAAACCCCTCTTTTCACCGCTGTGTGCGGGCGTTACTTGAGCTGTGTGCTCGCGCTGCTCCGTGCCGGAGCTAATCCGAATGGAAGTCACCTGAACAACAGCTCACCCGTTCTCACCGCCGCTCGAGAGGGCGACCCGGAGATCCTCCGCCAGCTGCTACAGCACGGGGCGGAGGTCAATGCCAGGTCAAAGGTGACGCTGTGGGCCTCAGGGGTTGCTGTGTGCAGCGGGCCGCTTTACCTGTCAGCCATATATGGACACCTGGATTGTTTCAAAATCTTGCTGTTATATGGGGCAGATCCGAACTATAACAGTCCGGAAGAGAAGGTGATCGGCAGGGCCACGCAGCAGAAGACGGTCCTAGAATTGTGTTTGAGACACGGCTGTGGAGTCGAATACATTCAGCTGCTCATTGACTTTGGGGCAAACGTCTACCTGCCGACCCTCATTATAGAGAAGAGCACCAAACAGAATGAAGCTGTTGAGCTGTTGCTGAAAGAGCGAG GGTCTCCAAAGACTCTTGCATCCCAGTGTAGATTGGCCATTCGCAAACACCTGATACAGGTGAACAAGATTCATTGTTTGGACTCTCTGGAGATTCCACCCAGGCTCATCGACTATCTCAAACACAAGCCTATGAACAGTGCACTGGTTTACTGA